In Mesoplodon densirostris isolate mMesDen1 chromosome 2, mMesDen1 primary haplotype, whole genome shotgun sequence, the DNA window GTTGCTGACACCAGCACTTTCCTCCGACCACCTCGAACCACGAATGGGTCCTTCCTAGGAGTCGTGGATAAAAGAGAGCCCAGAGTTGAAGGAGCGCCAGAAGCCTCGCTTCTGTCTTCCTGGGCAAGAAACAACTCTCCATCTCCCTTCAAGTCCCTTCTGATCTGTCTCGGGTCACCCCCATTTGGCCAGTTCACGTCCACCCCACCTGGAGCCTCTGATGTCCATATTAGCTCGAAGTACCAGATCTGTGACACATTCATTGTCAGGGCCACAGTCCTTCGAGAAGGGGAcctagaggagagagaaggggctgAGGGCTGAGAGGAAGGCGTGGGAGAAAGGAATGGGATTGAGGGAAAAGTGAAAAGAGTGGGTGCCCAAGTTAGATTTCACTGTGATCTcatgtctcctccctcccctttctcttgAATTCACTGAGAAGGGCAGTgttgggacccagggcagggcagggcttgGCACTTCTGACCAGCTTTCGTATGGAGGTGGGTGAGCCCTCATCCAGCACAGGCCCTGGCTTTGTGGTGTTGTCCAAAGCAAAGGTCACAGTCAAGGCCACTGGCCGGAGGTAATCTGATGTATCCTGAGAGAAACCAGAGTCAAGGATCATGGGGAGCCAGGATTAGGGATACGACCCAGGAATCCTAGCAGAATGTGATAATGATGgcgatatttactgagcactttctaGGTGCTGGGCACTGTCCTAAGGTTTTATCAATACTATTACATTTAATTCTAAGACAGCTAACTCCTATTTtgtagttgttattattatccccCCTTTTCAGGCAAGGAAACTAAGGTTTGCAGGTTATATGACTTGCCAGAATTCATAGGTGGTAAACGGCAgagcaggattcaaacccagatcagCCTGACTCCACAGTCTGCTCTTTCTCACTTTCCTGACTCTGGCTTTCTTGCCGATCCAGCAGAAAGTCCTCCCTCTGATCCAGTCTTCTTCTCACTCCCAGGCCCTGATGCAAAGCAGTTCCTGCCCCCTCCTCACCAGCACATGGAAGTGCAGTGGCTCACAAGTGATAGTCCCCACACTGAGCCGGAGCCGCCGAGGGGACAGCCTCTGGCCAGAGCCGTCAAACGCTGCACGGGCCCCAGCTGTCCACTCATCCAGCGATGCTGTGAACCGCACATCTGAATGGGGCAGGCAAGAGCGCAGGTGGAGAGGGGTCCCAAGACCATGGCAGGCAAGGGGTTGAGAGCTGCCTAGCACGCACGCTAGTCACTCACGGAATTGGCGATCCCAGCGGCCGGGAGTGCGGGAGGTCACTTGGAAGCAAAGGGCTGCGGATAGGCAGGCTGCCTCCTGGCTGCGTCGCTTGCAGTCCCTCTGAACCACACTGATGGCCGGCGGGGTCACATCCAGTGAAGGGGCCAGGTGGACAATGGGCCGGGAGCTGGGAACAGGGTGGgaaagaaagtccagcagagggAAGAAAGCCCTTTGAGAAAGGCAGTCCCCAGTGTTTGCCTCCCTGAGGTCAAAGGAAAGAATAAGGAGCTAGGGGACACATGTGTCCGCCTCCCCTGAACCTTCTGACAGAAGTaagataatagctaacatttttaaaaaattaatttatttttatttttggctgcctaggtcttcactgctgcgtgtgggctttctctctagctgcggcgagcaggggctactcttggccttggtgcatgggcttctcattgcagtggcctctcccgttgcggagcatgggctctaggtgtgtgggtttcagtagttgtggtacgcgggcttagtagttgtggcgcacgggcttagttgctccgcggcatgtgggatcttcccggaccagggcttgaacccatgtcccctgcattggcaggcggattcttaaccactgcaccaccaggcaagtcccaatagctaacatttaatCAGCACTTGccgtgtgctaggcactgtgtttAGATCTTTTCACAGATTATcgcgtttaatcctcacaacaaacctctAAGACAGGTacgattattattcccattttataaactaggaaacggaggcacagagtaAGTTGATCAAGAAAGCCAAATGTAACTTTGTGACTCCAAAGCCCTCGCTTTTAACCATGCTGCCGTGCTGTCTACTGCCACCTGAGCTGGGGCCACTCACCTGAGCAGGATGGCTGCCCCTTGGGCACCCACAGCGACATCTACCAGGTCATCTCCATCCAGATCTAACCGGCCATCCACACTTCGGCCAAAGTAGCTGAGGGCCTGTGGCATGGAGACAGCAGCAATCCgctgagagggagagaggagacacTGAGCAGAGACTCACACAGCTGGTTTCCCAGGCCTCCCGCCTGGCTTTTTCTCATTCTCCCCTCAGGCACGAGGAGGAATGAGAGAAACTTGCCTGTGTTCAGGAGTCTCTAGTACAACAACATGTTTCCTACCCCACCGCCTCACCTTTTTGACTACTGATGAAAAAGGCACTTGTTCCGTTTGGGTCTCAAGCCCAGGGGAGCAATGATGACCAAAGGGTGcacctcctttccccttcctcccaccatGTCCCTGCCTCGTCGGGGCACTCCTGACCTGGGCAGGACAGGGCTTGACTCCACTCTGGGTCCCGTGATAGAGGTACAGTGCTCCACGGTGCCCATCCTCCAGGGGCGCTCCCATAGCCACATCAGCAAAACCATCTTGGTTCAGATCAGGAAGGGCAGCCATGGCAAAGCCAAACCGAGCATCCTGCGGGGGTTCTGGCTGAAGTGTTCCCTGGAGTGTCAGCAAGGACTGCTGGTGGAGGTGAGGAGAAGACAGAAGATGCTGATTTGACAGTCCCAACCTCTCAGCCAGCCCTCAAATGTGTGtgccttccctcactccctttgcCCCCACAGACAAGTTCTAGGGTATCCCAGCAAGTCTCACCTGGCCCACCAGATACACATAAACACGTCCTGTCTCCTTGTTCTGGGGCCCCAGGAACATGGGGGCAGCCACAAGCAAGACGTCAGTTGTTCCATCCCCATCCGTATCCAATGGGCAGAGCTCACTGCCAAAGTACGAGCCAATCTGGAGAGCGGTGGGTAGTGGTGACCccagaggaaagggaaggcaAGATTATGGACAATTAGGAAGCACCTGCCAATCTGCTCCTCACATCCCTGACAGACTCTGCCAACCAGAATTCAACACAGACTTTTAAGGCCCCTCTCTTGTCCCTTCACTCTCTTCCCCCACAGCCTGAAGGTCCCTCCGAAGCCAAGGGTCTCACCCTCCCTTGGATGCCCTACCTGCTCCCCCTGGAGGCTCTGGGCGACCCTCACAGCCCCATCTTTCTTAAGCTGGAAGGCGATGACCTTTCCTCGATGTCTAAACCGAGGAGCTCCTGAGAGAAAGAGGCGGCGTCCACCCCGCAAAAGCATGGAGGAAACAGAGTAACCTAGAAGTGGACAAGGAATCGGGGGTGAAAGGGAAAGAAGATGGGGTCAGAGTAGGAGGTTTCCCTAAAGGCACAGAAGGGGGTCCCAAAGGAAGGTAGCAGGAGATCAGTGAGAAATTGCATGAGTTAAGAGTGAGTACCTTAtaccctccatcccaccccccactGAGGAAGCATTTTTCCCCCCCTCCACCGTCTAATCCTTTGCAGCTCTCTGCTACTCACCCAGGTAGGCTGCATGGTTCTGCAATGCAGGGGGGAACTCATCTTCCAGGGCCGTCCGTGGCGGGAAGAGGCGGCGACCTTCTTCAAGCCATAACACTGAGCCCCCCCAGTCATAAGCCCCTACCATCCCGAAGAGAATCCCATCCTGTAGGGCAGAACCAGATGGGGTCGCTAAAAAGACAGTGGGGAATAAGAAGAAAAAGCTCTCCAGGAGTGAGAGGGTCACTGAGGGCATGCTGGGGTTAGTTGGTGAGGTAAGGGAAGGTCAGCATGGACATTGGTTAAAGGAGGAATCCAGAAGAGCCCTGGGGTTGAAGCTGTCTGAGTTAGAGGCTGGAAGGAGTCAGATGTTGAGAGGGGTCAGAGTCTGTCCAACCTTTAGCCGATGAGTAGAGAAACCAATCTGAGACATTTCCAACCCAAAGGAGCTTTCATTTTCTCCGTGGGACCCTTGAGTGTGAGAAAACATCATGAGGCAATATAAGGGAAGACAGTTTCCCCTTTGACCTTCTGAACTTATTCCAGAAGCCCACCTATACCCCAGAACTCCCCCTACCCTGTCCTCTGTTTCTCCAGGGTAATCATTACCCTCAAGGCCAAAAATCCGGTCCCCTAATGCATCCACAATGTCAGTCAGTGCTGCTTCATCTGTGACATTGAAGAAGAATCTCTCGTCTGGATCACTGGCAATAGCTCTGATTTCCCGCAGGAAAGAACTGGGGTCTCGCTGCCGCCGGAGGTAGTGACCAAGGACCTGGGGCCAGGAGATAAAGGTGGGGTCTGCTAGCTGTGTGCTGTGAGACGGTAGAGCTGTACAGGACACAGCCAactaaagagaagaaagggaatatGGCTGATGTCTGGGAAGTGGTCAATGTCCGTTTTCCTTAAGTTCCCAGTCCTCAGTGTCACCCTCCCCAATCCCTTCTATCCTTCCAGATCCAGAGCTGTTCTCACCGCAATCCCATAGCGTGTCACTCTTCCAGCTTCGCAGGCCTTTAGTGCTGTAGGAAGTTCCTCTCCATCATGTGACTCTCCATCAGTGACAACCACCAGTAGCCTGGCAGCCTCTGGTCGGCCCCCATGGGACTGACTGAATCCTTCTGTGctgagaagatagagaaaggaGTGAGGTGTGATCAGATGTGTGCagatagatacacatacacatagtACTTAACACTGTCGGCAGTTCACCGAGGCCAGGCCTCTTGCCTTTTAGCCCATCTCCCCAACTGTCTAGCGTAGAgactggcacacagtaagagCTCAAATGTCTGAATGTCATAGAACATGTAGAGCAGCATATCATCAATGCAAGTAAGTATAAAATCCATTCACTCAtagattcattcagcaaatattgtaTTTAGGAAGACAAATATTAAGGGAACGTAGAATAAAGGAGAATGGTCAGGTCAGGGGAGTCTTCCCAGAGATGAGTTTTGTCACGTTTGGAAAATGGGCTAGGACATGAGTGGTGGAAAACCCGAGGGCCAAGAGCAAAGCGGGAGTGGAGGTATATAGCCAGAGAGAATTGTCTGCAGAGATAAATAAAGCAGAAACatggagagacacagacacagacaatTTGTAGAAATGCAATGAGTGCGATGACAGCCAATTTAGCCTTCCCCCACCTACATTAGTGTGCAAACAAAGATAAGCTGGCAAGACATCTTGGGATGTACACACTGCACTCCAAAGCCTCCCCTAACCCTTCTGGCTTCCCACCCGCCCTTCCCAGTGCCTCACCAGGCCATCATTATTGCTTGAGCAGTCTTTGTTTCTCGTCCCTCCCGCCGACTCAGGTTCCTtgctgctctcaccacttcttcTTTGGTTCGGAAATCTCCCAGGGACCACTCATGTACAGAGCTCTCCCCATACTGTACCAGTCCCACCTGAGAATAAAGTGTGCACTCTAATGGAGTGTgtgtatgggggtggggggtggagaagGTATGCGAGGGAGGGGAGATGAGCACCTGGATACTACTGAAGATGCTACCTACATTTAtctcctctctccctgtctctccccCTCCAAGCCCATCCATGTTGCCTTCTCTTACCTGTATCTGCTCCGGGTCAATAAATAATCTCCCTACTAGTCTTCGCAGGAAGGTCTGAACTTCAGACCAGGGGTAGATGCTGTTGGAGCCATCCAACACAATGACGACATCCATGTATGTGGGGCAGCCTAGGAGGAGGGGTATGGTGATGGGGAACAGAGGGGTAAAGGACATTGGGCATGGGGGCAACAAGGGAAGAGGTCACATTTAATTCAAACATTTATTAGGCACTTCTTACATATAAGGAAGATAGTGTGCCAGGTCCtgggtaaatataaaaatgaataaaagagaagATGGGCATATATACAATTgactaaaaaaacaaagaagaaggaATCAAGTGCTAGTAGAAACATAGCACCACTATATGATGTGAGAGAAAAAAGGAGGGTCAGTCCTGATGGTGGAGAATCAAAGGAGGCAGCGACTGAGAAGATACTGAAGACTGGAGATGTTTGAGGAGAGGAGACTAAACAGGAAGGCATTTGGGTGGAGAACACTTTAAACAAAAAGAGATGGAGGTATAAAAATAGATGACACATAGGAGAATGGTGAGGTGAAGGCTATAGCCAAGGTGCAGGGTATGAAGGATATAGTGAGAGTTGAGTTTTTGAAGTTGATTAAATCAGTTCATGGAGCCTTCACAACCTGGTAAAGAGTCTGAATTCTCATCTGTTAGGAAACATGGAGCTTTTGCGGACATGTTAGGTAGCAGTGAGGATAAGCCATGCAGTTCCCCTGTCAAGCATCATACCCTGTGGCCCCATCTTTTTCCCACCCTGCACCCCGTTCTAGGGACTGAGTCCTCAGGCCCTTCTCCTGGCTCACGTTGTACAGTGGGTGCCAGACTTCCCTGGGGCCGGAACGAAGCATCTACACGGGCACATATCCCAGAACTGAAGACAGATGAGCCACAAGCACGAGACCAGAGAGGGGCACAAGCCTGGGGATGGGTAGAGGAAACAGTTATTCCCAGGCTTGGGAGGGCACCCTCAGAACATGCTCTTTGTCAAAAGAGGCATTGAGACCACTCCCCAAGACGCCCCTCCTTGCTTTCTAGGGTTTTTAACTCCTTGACCCCTCCACATAGACCAGTTTCCCTTATCATACCACCCTTTTCTCTACCACAAACCGTCAGagaccccaccaccaccctttcCTTAGCTTACCATGAATCCCCCATCACCAACTGTCTCCAGTAGAGACATCCCCAGGTGCATATTCACAGCAGGACAAGATGAATTTCCCAGTGGGTAGTCACCTGGTTGGAGTGGAGTGGAAGAGCATGAGATCATGGGGTCACAGATGGGGTGATTGAGTTCAGGGTGATTTTGGAAGAGGATGAGAAGAGGTCCAGATCAAGTCAGGAAGAGGAGTACATGGGATATGGAGGTAAAGAAGTAAGGTGTGATATCACTCATATATGgagtctaattttttttaatgttatctatgaacttatttacaaaacagaaacagactcacagattttgaaaacaaacttacagctaccaaaggggaaacatggaggggggagggataaattaggagcttgggattaacatacacacactactatatataaaatagataatcaacaaggacctactatatagcacagggaactctactcagttttctataataacctatatgggaaaagaatctgaaaaagaatgaatatatgtatatgtataactgaatcactttgctgtacccctgaaactaacacagcattgtaaatcaactatgctccaaaaaacttaaaaataaaaaaaaagtgaggtgtAAGGGGTCAAAGCTATTAGTGAATCAATGTTAGGGGTTAGGAGTGGAAGAGTGAGGGGTCTTCTTACCCAAGTGGCCCTTggcacatggggcattgtgggaGCCCCCTACAGGGCAGCGATAAACATCCCCCCTTCGGTCACCTGAAGGCCCATCCCAGGGGGCACCCACCAACATCCTGGGAGGAGGAAATGAATACAAGCATAGCGTAAATATGACACTTGAGATAGGCCAGAGGGAAAGGGCATGGTGACAGCAAGTCTAGAGCCCCAGCCATTTCCAAAAAAACAGATTAGTTTATATTTCCATCTACCTTGCCTCCCTTTTAACAGCTCTATCACAGTCCCAATCCCATGGCCCTCTGGTTTCCTCCTCACCATCGGCGTCCACCCCCAACATGTTGTAAGACACTGTATCCAAATTCAGCCTCCGGTGGCCCTGGAAATAGGCGTGGGTGATGCACGTCCAGGTTAAAGGGGGAGCAGAGACCTGGGGGGCCAGGATCATAAGGTTAGCAGGAATCAGCCAGAGAGCCTAATGAATGCCCAGAGGTACAACCAGAGAGAAACCATGAAGGGAACTTTTTGATCTCAGCCTATCTCCCTTCTTTTTACTCATAAGCTGCCCTGGACTCTGTGAATGTCATGTACTCCAAGCAAGGATGAttttcttcctgtgtttgggtCCAGATGTCTAAACTGTGGCCCTCTGCCATGCTGTTGCACAGATGTATTTCCATTCCTATCCCCCAAATTTCATTTACAGACATGTCTGGAAGGGTCAAGTTCCTCTTTTCTACATCATTCCTCCTACACATCCTCCTCTCCAAGCTGTGAATCCTTAAAAATTCTCCTAAACCCAGGACCATAGGGAAAACAAGAGGAGGTTAGTGAACACTGCATGTCTGGgtctcttcttctcttcctgtCTCTTCTGGACTCCCAATATCATTGTTAcactctcactctctttctccaATGTCTAGGTCTCTGGCTGATTCCAGCCCTGGAAACCTCAGTGGTAATTAACTGGGTGGAGCCACTTGCCTGCCTACATACATGGTTTGCCATACATTCTTTCCAAGGGTCCCATCACTCCCAAAGTTTCTCACGATCCACTTCCTTTCTAATTCATCCCCCCTCCCAACTGCCCTCTGCCTACTTGCATTTCTTCCTTAACTCTCAGCCCACTCTAAAGACCCCCTCAATCATGTTCTTGCTGACTCTTCCCTCCCAACCCCAATCTGTTTAAAATCAGAGCTGGTATTTTAGGAAACGAAGATTACAGGGCACTGATGAGGAAAAATTCCAGGCCTCTTGTCCCTCCCACGGTTCCTTTCCTGTGGCTTGTTCCTTCAAGTAACCCCGTCAGgccaccccaccaccactttcaccaatggctaTAGCTCTGTCTCAAACCAAGCTCATTTTCAGAAAAGTGTTTTGTATGTGAGCCTTTTTGCATCCAGGAAACTGGCAAGGCTGTATGACCAGGAACTGTAGCTCATTGGTTAGATAAACCCAGAGTTCTGACCACACTGTTAGTCAGTTATGTCTCAGGAACCCAGAGACCACCAAGGGCAGGGAGAAGTAGGGAGGGAGATAATAGTAATCAGACTAGCCATGTGGAAGTTCACATCATGTTTCTTTTTGGTCGCCTCACTCCTCCAGGGCTTGGGACAAAGTTTTATTTAATTGGACACAAATATTACACAAGGCACTGGACAGCTTCAGCCCTTGCCAGGCAGTAATATGTGTGGGCAAAAGAATGCAAACCCATGCGCATGTgtacgcgcacacacacacaccacacacacacacacacacacacacgaaacatACAATCAGTTAACCTCTTAACCTAAATCCCAAAGAATTTTAACCGTAAAGATCCCAATGCTAAACAATCCATATATcttccattcccaccagaaaCCAAGAAGTTAACCTCCCTCACCTGTCAGGAACATCAGAGGCAAGAACAGGTGGGGGATGAGGGGGAACTCCATGTCTGGATGGTCTCTGTCTGCGTGAGAAGTCCTCTGTGCCTctgtccctctccttctctgtttTCTGTACTTTCCCTCCCATCCTGCCCCCTCCCACTGGCagctaaaaataaagttggaagGAATGGGAGGAGTAATGGTGGGGAAGTGTGGGGAGCCCCAGACCAAGGAAAGGAGGAATGAGCGATTTTAGTGTATTTCTCTGCCTTGGTGCTGCCCCCTGGAGGCATCATCTCAGTATCCAAAGAGAACACAATTCTTGACTTTctgtcctttctttctcctccttttttttctatcCTTTGTTGTTGCCTAGCAATAATGCTATCCTCAGGTTTGGAATAGAAGGTAGGAGTGGGAGATAGATTATTTTTACCTCCTAACCTTATTTATCTCGACCTGGAATATGGAAAATGAAAGAGCTGATAACAGTGGTATCATTTCCCCACCTACTCAGAGTCCcaacatgtgaagacacagcccACCCACAAACCAAGACTTACCATCCGCATTCCACTTAGTTCTGTGACTCTTAGCCTATGCTACCTTATGGCATTATAGTTTTTGGAGAAACTATAAACCATGAACTGGTATGGGGTATGCTTTGTGGAACCAGTATTATTACTTTAACATTAGACCCCCATCTCCTCAACTAAGCTATAAACTTCTGAAGTTGGGACCATGGAGCCTCTTAGCTTTCTGTATCTCTACCACTTAGTATTATGCCCTACATACTGTAGATGTTCAGTAAAAGCCTGTGGGTAATGATGCCAGTGGCTAATCCTATGGAAAACCCAAACCATAGTGACAGAAACAGGGGTCTCAGATGACCAGAACACATGGGACCAGACCAAACATCAATGAGCAAATTGATCTTTAATTTGCTAACCTGGAAGGCTTTGCTATCCATCATGGACTTGGGCCTCAGCTATTTACACGGAATCACTGTACAGTATTTACAACAAGATGCTAAACATAGCATCATTCTGGATAGGCAAAGAAGGGGTATGGAAAGGCTAGAACAAAGCCCTGAAATCAAAGTGTAAGCAGAAACCTGCAGGTGTGAGTGGAGGGAAAGGTAAGGGCAAATCATGAGAAAGGTTGGTGAGGTAGAcatgagagaggaaaaggaagcatGAAACTACTTCTGGTGCATGTGGGAAGAGTCCACTGGGATATAAAGCCTTCAAAATTATAATCTGGAGTCTGAAGGGGAAAATAACGGCCACAAGTCACCTTtgtgaggaaaaagaagaaggcaGTTAGAACCTTATAGACCATACCTTCTACCTTCCATATCAAAAAGTAATCCTGCTGATTAAATCCCTATGACAGGGGACTGAGAAGGTACAAAAGAGATACAGAGACAGAATCTTAAATAGACttaagagacagtaaaaagagtcaagagagacacagacaatgcaatgaaggaggaaaagaacaaaagctCCAGCAGACCGGAACATGTGAATCATCCAAGTGACTAAACAAGTCACCTCTCCTCACCTCATCTTCCCCAAAGCTCCTCCTCTTACTCCCAAATCTCTGGATTTTAGCTTTAACCAAGGAGTGGAGTTAGAATGAGGCCGGTACATGGGGACAATCTAAAATTCCATCTCACCAATTCAGATCCCCTCCTTATCCTGTACCAGAATATCAGGGCTTGAGTCGGAGCCAAGGGCAGATTAGGGTGAGAATAGACAGGATGGAGGACACGAGGCCACAAAGTCCCACAATTCCAGGACCACAGCGCCAGAGGCCTAGTTTGTCCAGTGGAATGAAGAGATCACAGGCATTTCTGACCACATCCAGCAGGAGAGGGGGATGACCTCGAAGAACCCGAGCCAGGAGCAGGACTCGGAGCCGAAGCTTCAGAGCCACCTGGGGCAGACCTCCTCCTGGAGCCCCTGGACCCCCAGGTCCCCCAGTTTCAATTCCTCCTGGGACTCCTCCTCCAGAACCCTTCAGTCGCCGACTACAAGCTGAAGACTCTTGTTCCATCAGTAGGCGAATCTCATAAGCATCACGACTCAAATTCATGATGAGGGAAAACAGATAGTACCTGGGATACACAGGGGAGAAAGGTCAGTACAGATACATATACCCACTTAGCATATCCAAGAGAACATTTAAACTTTTTCCCCCATAGTGCAAAAGGATTACATATTAGAATACCAGAAGTGAATGTTATTACCCACTATTAGAAATGTCCTTCCACCTTTCCGTAACTAATGAGTTTATGTGTACCTTAAGATCCTGGCTTACAATAATGAGCATCATGAAATATTACAAGATCAACCTCATATTTCACTTGTCCACTTGGCAATGCATTAGCACACACACATTCAACTTGAACTACAATaatgcaaaaattttttaaagaacaccttcagggcttccctggtgatgcactggttgagaatctgcctgccagtgcaggggacacaggttcaatccctgatccgggaagatcccacatgtgcggagtaactaagcccgtgtgccacaactactgaacctgcgctctagagcccgcgagccacaactactgagcccacgtgccacaactactgagcccacgtgccacaac includes these proteins:
- the ITGA10 gene encoding integrin alpha-10 isoform X2; amino-acid sequence: MEFPLIPHLFLPLMFLTGLCSPFNLDVHHPRLFPGPPEAEFGYSVLQHVGGGRRWMLVGAPWDGPSGDRRGDVYRCPVGGSHNAPCAKGHLGDYPLGNSSCPAVNMHLGMSLLETVGDGGFMACAPLWSRACGSSVFSSGICARVDASFRPQGSLAPTVQRCPTYMDVVIVLDGSNSIYPWSEVQTFLRRLVGRLFIDPEQIQVGLVQYGESSVHEWSLGDFRTKEEVVRAARNLSRREGRETKTAQAIMMACTEGFSQSHGGRPEAARLLVVVTDGESHDGEELPTALKACEAGRVTRYGIALAVSCTALPSHSTQLADPTFISWPQVLGHYLRRQRDPSSFLREIRAIASDPDERFFFNVTDEAALTDIVDALGDRIFGLEGSHGENESSFGLEMSQIGFSTHRLKDGILFGMVGAYDWGGSVLWLEEGRRLFPPRTALEDEFPPALQNHAAYLGYSVSSMLLRGGRRLFLSGAPRFRHRGKVIAFQLKKDGAVRVAQSLQGEQIGSYFGSELCPLDTDGDGTTDVLLVAAPMFLGPQNKETGRVYVYLVGQSLLTLQGTLQPEPPQDARFGFAMAALPDLNQDGFADVAMGAPLEDGHRGALYLYHGTQSGVKPCPAQRIAAVSMPQALSYFGRSVDGRLDLDGDDLVDVAVGAQGAAILLSSRPIVHLAPSLDVTPPAISVVQRDCKRRSQEAACLSAALCFQVTSRTPGRWDRQFHVRFTASLDEWTAGARAAFDGSGQRLSPRRLRLSVGTITCEPLHFHVLDTSDYLRPVALTVTFALDNTTKPGPVLDEGSPTSIRKLVPFSKDCGPDNECVTDLVLRANMDIRGSRKDPFVVRGGRRKVLVSATLKNRKENAYNTSLSLSFSRNLHLSSFTPQGDGPVKVECAAPSPHARLCSVGHPVFQAGAKVTFLLEFEFSCSFLLSQVLVRLTATSNSLERNGTLHDNTAQTSAYIQYEPHLLFSSESTLHRYEVHPYGTLPVGPGPEFKTTLRVQNLGCYVVSGLIISALLPAVAHGGNYFLSLSQVITNNASCTVQNLTEPPEPPVHPEELQHTSWLNGNNSRCQVMRCHLGRLAKGTEVSVGLLRLVHNEFFRRAKFKSLTVVSTFELGTEEGSVLQLTEASRWSESLLEVIQSRPVLISLWILIGSALGGLLLLALLVFCLWKLGFFARKKIPEEEKREEKLEQ
- the ITGA10 gene encoding integrin alpha-10 isoform X5, which translates into the protein MEFPLIPHLFLPLMFLTGLCSPFNLDVHHPRLFPGPPEAEFGYSVLQHVGGGRRWMLVGAPWDGPSGDRRGDVYRCPVGGSHNAPCAKGHLGDYPLGNSSCPAVNMHLGMSLLETVGDGGFMACAPLWSRACGSSVFSSGICARVDASFRPQGSLAPTVQRCPTYMDVVIVLDGSNSIYPWSEVQTFLRRLVGRLFIDPEQIQVGLVQYGESSVHEWSLGDFRTKEEVVRAARNLSRREGRETKTAQAIMMACTEGFSQSHGGRPEAARLLVVVTDGESHDGEELPTALKACEAGRVTRYGIALAVSCTALPSHSTQLADPTFISWPQVLGHYLRRQRDPSSFLREIRAIASDPDERFFFNVTDEAALTDIVDALGDRIFGLEGSHGENESSFGLEMSQIGFSTHRLKDGILFGMVGAYDWGGSVLWLEEGRRLFPPRTALEDEFPPALQNHAAYLGYSVSSMLLRGGRRLFLSGAPRFRHRGKVIAFQLKKDGAVRVAQSLQGEQIGSYFGSELCPLDTDGDGTTDVLLVAAPMFLGPQNKETGRVYVYLVGQQSLLTLQGTLQPEPPQDARFGFAMAALPDLNQDGFADVAMGAPLEDGHRGALYLYHGTQSGVKPCPAQRIAAVSMPQALSYFGRSVDGRLDLDGDDLVDVAVGAQGAAILLSSRPIVHLAPSLDVTPPAISVVQRDCKRRSQEAACLSAALCFQVTSRTPGRWDRQFHVRFTASLDEWTAGARAAFDGSGQRLSPRRLRLSVGTITCEPLHFHVLDTSDYLRPVALTVTFALDNTTKPGPVLDEGSPTSIRKLVPFSKDCGPDNECVTDLVLRANMDIRGSRKDPFVVRGGRRKVLVSATLKNRKENAYNTSLSLSFSRNLHLSSFTPQGDGPVKVECAAPSPHARLCSVGHPVFQAGAKVTFLLEFEFSCSFLLSQVLVRLTATSESTLHRYEVHPYGTLPVGPGPEFKTTLRVQNLGCYVVSGLIISALLPAVAHGGNYFLSLSQVITNNASCTVQNLTEPPEPPVHPEELQHTSWLNGNNSRCQVMRCHLGRLAKGTEVSVGLLRLVHNEFFRRAKFKSLTVVSTFELGTEEGSVLQLTEASRWSESLLEVIQSRPVLISLWILIGSALGGLLLLALLVFCLWKLGFFARKKIPEEEKREEKLEQ
- the ITGA10 gene encoding integrin alpha-10 isoform X1; amino-acid sequence: MEFPLIPHLFLPLMFLTGLCSPFNLDVHHPRLFPGPPEAEFGYSVLQHVGGGRRWMLVGAPWDGPSGDRRGDVYRCPVGGSHNAPCAKGHLGDYPLGNSSCPAVNMHLGMSLLETVGDGGFMACAPLWSRACGSSVFSSGICARVDASFRPQGSLAPTVQRCPTYMDVVIVLDGSNSIYPWSEVQTFLRRLVGRLFIDPEQIQVGLVQYGESSVHEWSLGDFRTKEEVVRAARNLSRREGRETKTAQAIMMACTEGFSQSHGGRPEAARLLVVVTDGESHDGEELPTALKACEAGRVTRYGIALAVSCTALPSHSTQLADPTFISWPQVLGHYLRRQRDPSSFLREIRAIASDPDERFFFNVTDEAALTDIVDALGDRIFGLEGSHGENESSFGLEMSQIGFSTHRLKDGILFGMVGAYDWGGSVLWLEEGRRLFPPRTALEDEFPPALQNHAAYLGYSVSSMLLRGGRRLFLSGAPRFRHRGKVIAFQLKKDGAVRVAQSLQGEQIGSYFGSELCPLDTDGDGTTDVLLVAAPMFLGPQNKETGRVYVYLVGQQSLLTLQGTLQPEPPQDARFGFAMAALPDLNQDGFADVAMGAPLEDGHRGALYLYHGTQSGVKPCPAQRIAAVSMPQALSYFGRSVDGRLDLDGDDLVDVAVGAQGAAILLSSRPIVHLAPSLDVTPPAISVVQRDCKRRSQEAACLSAALCFQVTSRTPGRWDRQFHVRFTASLDEWTAGARAAFDGSGQRLSPRRLRLSVGTITCEPLHFHVLDTSDYLRPVALTVTFALDNTTKPGPVLDEGSPTSIRKLVPFSKDCGPDNECVTDLVLRANMDIRGSRKDPFVVRGGRRKVLVSATLKNRKENAYNTSLSLSFSRNLHLSSFTPQGDGPVKVECAAPSPHARLCSVGHPVFQAGAKVTFLLEFEFSCSFLLSQVLVRLTATSNSLERNGTLHDNTAQTSAYIQYEPHLLFSSESTLHRYEVHPYGTLPVGPGPEFKTTLRVQNLGCYVVSGLIISALLPAVAHGGNYFLSLSQVITNNASCTVQNLTEPPEPPVHPEELQHTSWLNGNNSRCQVMRCHLGRLAKGTEVSVGLLRLVHNEFFRRAKFKSLTVVSTFELGTEEGSVLQLTEASRWSESLLEVIQSRPVLISLWILIGSALGGLLLLALLVFCLWKLGFFARKKIPEEEKREEKLEQ